The following are encoded in a window of Apteryx mantelli isolate bAptMan1 unplaced genomic scaffold, bAptMan1.hap1 HAP1_SCAFFOLD_33, whole genome shotgun sequence genomic DNA:
- the LOC106493777 gene encoding NACHT, LRR and PYD domains-containing protein 1b allele 2-like, protein MSRVNKQGFAAVAEREVEEAHRQPEALSQLEQDVPLAAMSRLGFPSSSSGEEDSSDPDVFLMAQHREEDGCGRCQRDKYLPKVTVPEIIWDEGGKKKTYRVSLPGGSSFRCAETDLCFDVKAAVTLKYEYGSWRQHLRGSDAEKWTFVGPLFNIQAEPAGAVGAVYLPHFVCLGAQDDTSEMRIGHFISGKLVLETPAEVEPFHAVLEDPSFSFLGVLWRKMTSILHLPLHSLVLIYHTTRKEPVTLHLYLIPDDRSIKQAVEEKEKKSMSYRVDKPPLTKRLNCGRSYVVSSSQTAAIQPKTLDFHLRGADEQQIFSEIYLGVMAENVKLSLKDKSKAKSVWHAVLRKGDITHSGAGADAPCMSRWVPGSWRSRPGSAGRGQIPEASARALAATEKHFVERHRVELIERAVEVKGVLDLLLGDVLDFEQYQRILAEKTSQSRMRALFWLMPSWTPRCKDRLYEALKKKHPHLIEDLEK, encoded by the exons atgagcagagtTAATAAGCAGGGCTTTGCCGCGGTGgcagagagagaagtggaag AAGCCCACAGACAACCTGAAGCTTTGTCCCAGTTAGAGCAAGACGTTCCGCTCGCAG CAATGTCCAGGTTGGGCTTTCCATCCAGTTCCTCCGGAGAAGAAGACTCATCCGATCCTG ATGTTTTCCTGATGGCCCAACACAGGGAGGAGGACGGCTGTGGCCGCTGTCAGAGGGACAAG TATCTTCCAAAAGTGACCGTGCCGGAAATCATTTGGGATGAGGGCGGCAAGAAGAAAACCTACAG AGTTTCTCTCCCCGGTGGCAGCTCGTTTCGGTGTGCCGAAACCGATCTGTGCTTCGACGTGAAGGCGGCGGTCACCCTGAAATACGAGTACGGCTCCTGGCGGCAGCACCTGCGAGGATCCGACGCTGAAAAGTGGACGTTCGTCGGCCCCTTGTTCAACATCCAGGCTGAGCCGGCTGGCGCCGTGGGCGCTGTCTACCTGCCGCACTTCGTGTGCCTCGGAG CACAAGACGACACTTCTGAGATGCGAATTGGCCACTTTATCAGCGGAAAGCTGGTCCTGGAGACGCCAGCGGAGGTGGAACCGTTCCATGCGGTGCTGGAAGAccccagcttctcctttctggGGGTGCTTTGGAGGAAGATGACTTCGATTCTCCATTTGCCTCTCCACTCCCTTGTGCTGATCTATCACACCACCAGGAAGGAACCTGTCACCCTCCATCTCTACCTGATCCCTGATGACCGCTCCATAAAGCAG GCAgttgaagagaaagagaagaagtcCATGTCCTACCGGGTGGATAAACCCCCTTTGACCAAACGGCTCAACTGCGGGAGGTCCTATGTTGTTTCTAGCTCACAAACCGCGGCCATACAACCCAAG ACCCTGGACTTCCATCTCAGAGGGGCAGATGAGCAGCAGATCTTCAGTGAAATCTACCTTGGTGTCATGGCGGAGAACGTCAAACTTAGCTTGAAGGACAAAAGCAAGGCCAAATCTGTGTGGCATGCGGTGCTGAGGAAAG GAGACATTACCCACAGCGGGGCAGGTGCAGATGCACCCTGCATGAGTCGCTGGGTCCCTGGATCGTGGCGCAGCAGGCCAG GCTCGGCGGGCAGAGGACAAATCCCAGAAGCATCCGCTCGAGCGTTGGCAGCGACAG AGAAGCACTTTGTCGAGCGGCACCGAGTGGAGCTGATTGAACGCGCTGTTGAAGTGAAAGGTGTCCTGGACCTCCTGCTCGGGGATGTTCTGGACTTTGAGCAATACCAAAGAATTTTGGCGGAAAAAACGTCCCAGAGCAGGATGCGTGCGCTGTTCTGGCTGATGCCGAGCTGGACTCCCCGGTGCAAGGACCGCCTCTACGAGGCCCTGAAGAAGAAGCACCCGCACCTCATTGAAGACCTTGAGAAGTAA